A window of Polaribacter litorisediminis contains these coding sequences:
- a CDS encoding TonB-dependent receptor, which produces MKNLKNLLFAALFFVTATVLGQTKITGTIVDETGQLLPGASILEKGTKNGISTDFDGNFTLNVKSNSGVLVVSFIGYKTKEVSYSSAKTNLGKIVLLEDSTLDEIVVVSNSFAIDRKTPVAVSTVKAAEIELKLGTQEFPEILKSTPGVYATKQGGGYGDGRINLRGFNSENVAVMINGVPVNDMENGRVFWSNWAGLGDVTSAMQVQRGLGASKVAVPSIGGTINILTKTSDVEEGGNFGYSVANDGYQKYGLTYSTGLMDNGIAVSVQAAQTTGRGYVDGTPFTGFNYFVNVTKKFNEEHTLALTAFGAKQQHGQRQNRHTIATFREAESGRKFNSDWGYKDGQLTNSEDNFYHKPQISLNHYWDLSDKTFISTAAYVSFGSGGGGGFQGVNKFRFDDDNYRIGNLGTINFDKIVDENMALGNAGSESILRASRNDHNWYGILSTLKTDLTDELTFLTGLDYRGYTGIHFTEVTDLLGGQFFADDSNINNPDNQAQVGDRILYDNDGLVDWLGAFTQLEYSKNDLSGFVSLNVSNTSYQRVDRFIYLDSDPNQTSEKFSFIGFGAKGGLNYNLDEKHGVFANLGYFERAPFFNAVFANRNNIDTNEDAPNQKITSYELGYTFRSAKLTGNVNLYRTTWNDRTETQSFQQPDRTLAFANILGVNAIHQGIEVDFIYRATDKLKFTGMASLGDWRWANDVLDVQIFNENNEVVETVDLYIKDVHVGDAAQTTFALGTSYELTPETTLSIDYNHFADLYSDFDPSDRGEPGPDAWKVPSFDLFDASIRHKFKFGNFDTSIIARVNNVFDTTYISDSQDGAGSVANTARVYYGFGRTFSVGAKINF; this is translated from the coding sequence ATGAAAAATTTGAAAAACTTATTATTTGCAGCTTTGTTTTTTGTAACGGCTACAGTATTAGGACAAACTAAAATTACAGGTACAATTGTTGACGAAACAGGCCAATTGTTGCCAGGAGCAAGTATCCTTGAGAAAGGAACAAAAAACGGAATTTCAACAGATTTTGATGGTAACTTTACCTTGAACGTAAAATCTAACTCTGGCGTTCTTGTTGTTTCTTTTATCGGTTACAAAACAAAAGAAGTATCCTATTCTTCGGCAAAAACGAATCTAGGCAAAATCGTTTTACTAGAAGATTCAACTTTAGATGAAATTGTAGTAGTTTCTAACTCGTTCGCAATAGATAGAAAAACGCCTGTTGCAGTTTCTACAGTAAAAGCAGCAGAAATTGAATTAAAATTAGGAACTCAAGAATTTCCTGAAATTTTAAAATCTACACCTGGAGTATATGCTACAAAACAAGGTGGTGGATATGGTGATGGACGTATTAATTTACGTGGATTTAACTCGGAAAATGTTGCCGTAATGATTAACGGTGTTCCCGTTAATGATATGGAGAATGGTAGAGTATTTTGGTCTAACTGGGCTGGTTTAGGTGATGTAACAAGCGCAATGCAAGTTCAAAGAGGTTTAGGAGCTTCTAAAGTAGCCGTGCCTTCTATTGGGGGTACAATTAACATCCTAACGAAAACTTCTGATGTTGAAGAAGGTGGTAATTTCGGTTACTCAGTAGCAAATGATGGTTACCAAAAATATGGTTTAACATATTCTACAGGATTAATGGATAACGGTATTGCCGTATCTGTGCAAGCAGCTCAAACTACGGGTAGAGGTTATGTAGACGGTACTCCTTTTACAGGATTTAATTACTTTGTTAATGTTACTAAAAAATTTAACGAAGAGCATACTTTGGCATTAACGGCTTTTGGTGCAAAGCAACAACACGGACAAAGACAAAATAGACATACCATAGCTACTTTTAGAGAAGCTGAAAGCGGTAGAAAGTTTAATTCTGACTGGGGTTACAAGGATGGGCAATTAACAAATTCTGAAGATAACTTTTACCACAAACCTCAAATTTCTTTAAATCATTATTGGGACCTAAGTGATAAAACATTTATTTCTACGGCAGCTTATGTATCCTTCGGATCAGGTGGTGGTGGTGGATTCCAAGGAGTTAACAAATTCCGTTTTGATGATGATAATTATAGAATCGGGAACCTAGGGACGATTAATTTCGACAAAATTGTAGACGAAAATATGGCGTTAGGAAATGCCGGTTCTGAATCAATTTTAAGAGCTTCTAGAAATGACCATAATTGGTACGGAATTCTATCAACATTAAAAACAGATTTAACCGATGAATTAACTTTTTTAACGGGATTAGATTATAGAGGTTATACAGGAATACACTTTACAGAGGTTACAGATCTTTTAGGAGGTCAGTTCTTTGCGGATGACAGTAACATAAATAACCCAGACAATCAAGCGCAAGTTGGAGACCGAATTTTATATGACAATGATGGTTTAGTAGATTGGTTAGGTGCTTTTACGCAACTAGAATATTCTAAAAATGATCTTTCTGGATTTGTATCGTTGAACGTATCGAACACATCTTATCAAAGAGTAGATCGTTTTATATATTTAGACTCAGATCCAAATCAAACTTCAGAAAAATTTTCTTTTATTGGATTTGGTGCTAAAGGTGGTTTAAACTACAATTTAGATGAAAAGCATGGGGTATTTGCTAACTTAGGATATTTTGAAAGAGCACCTTTCTTTAATGCAGTTTTTGCTAATAGAAACAACATAGATACCAACGAAGATGCGCCAAATCAAAAAATTACAAGTTATGAGTTAGGATATACTTTTAGAAGTGCAAAACTAACAGGTAATGTAAACTTATATAGAACGACTTGGAATGATAGAACAGAAACTCAAAGTTTTCAGCAACCTGATCGTACTTTAGCTTTTGCTAACATTTTAGGAGTAAATGCGATTCACCAAGGAATAGAAGTAGATTTTATATACAGAGCTACAGATAAATTAAAATTTACTGGTATGGCTTCTTTAGGAGATTGGAGATGGGCTAATGATGTATTAGACGTTCAAATTTTTAATGAAAATAATGAAGTAGTAGAAACTGTAGATTTATACATAAAAGATGTACACGTTGGTGATGCAGCCCAAACTACATTTGCTTTGGGTACAAGCTACGAGTTAACACCAGAAACTACGCTTTCAATTGACTACAACCATTTTGCAGATTTATATTCTGATTTTGACCCAAGCGACAGAGGAGAGCCAGGACCAGATGCATGGAAAGTTCCTTCATTCGATTTGTTTGACGCTTCTATAAGACATAAATTTAAATTCGGTAATTTTGATACTTCAATTATCGCCAGAGTTAACAATGTTTTTGATACCACATATATTTCAGACTCGCAAGACGGTGCAGGCTCTGTAGCTAATACCGCAAGAGTTTATTACGGTTTTGGAAGAACATTTAGTGTAGGAGCAAAAATTAACTTTTAA
- the pgi gene encoding glucose-6-phosphate isomerase yields the protein MALKNINPTSTNAWKALTNHFSDIKNINIKDLYKEENRQEEFSLVLDDLSVDFSKNRITKETLGLLVDLANQVDLKDAIEKQFSGEIINVTEGREVLHTALRSTSDEPILVDGKNIKPQIQAALRKIKSFSNKVISGKWKGYTGKSITDIVNIGIGGSDLGPDMIVESLQFYKNQLTTHFVSNIDGDHVSEVMKKLNPETTLFVIVSKTFTTQETITNAETLKNWFLKSATIFDIPKHFVAVSTNLKAVDDFGIDKKNVFPMWNWVGGRFSLWSAVGLSISLSVGFDNYKSLLEGAEEMDIHYKNTPFDKNIPVILALISIWYNNFYLAETEAVLPYSQYLKKLPDYLQQAIMESNGKSVDRNGEAIDYQTGTIVWGSTGTNMQHAFMQLVHQGTKLIPCDFIGYKESLYGLKDHHKKLMANYYGQMEALAFGKTKEEVHLELKFSGDEDKIATLLPFKVFEGNRPSNAILFDKLTPRSLGKLVALYEHKIFTQGILWNIYSYDQFGVELGKELAKKLLNA from the coding sequence ATGGCTTTGAAAAATATCAACCCAACCTCAACCAATGCTTGGAAGGCATTAACAAATCATTTTAGTGATATTAAAAATATCAATATTAAAGATTTATATAAAGAAGAAAATAGGCAAGAAGAGTTCTCTTTGGTATTGGATGATTTATCTGTAGATTTTTCTAAAAATAGAATTACAAAAGAAACACTTGGTTTATTGGTAGATTTAGCCAACCAAGTGGATTTAAAAGATGCCATTGAAAAACAATTTTCTGGAGAAATTATAAACGTAACAGAAGGAAGAGAGGTTTTGCATACTGCCTTAAGAAGTACTTCAGATGAACCTATTTTAGTGGATGGTAAAAATATAAAACCACAAATTCAGGCAGCATTAAGAAAAATAAAAAGCTTTAGCAATAAAGTAATTTCAGGAAAATGGAAAGGATATACCGGTAAGTCTATTACAGATATTGTAAATATTGGTATTGGAGGTTCTGATCTAGGACCCGATATGATTGTAGAATCTTTACAATTTTATAAGAATCAATTAACAACACATTTTGTGTCTAATATTGATGGGGATCATGTTTCAGAAGTGATGAAAAAATTGAACCCGGAGACCACCTTGTTTGTCATTGTATCTAAAACATTTACAACACAAGAAACGATTACAAATGCGGAAACCCTTAAAAATTGGTTCTTAAAATCGGCTACCATTTTTGATATTCCTAAACACTTTGTTGCGGTTTCTACAAACTTAAAAGCCGTAGACGATTTCGGAATTGATAAAAAGAATGTTTTCCCGATGTGGAATTGGGTAGGAGGTCGTTTTTCATTATGGTCTGCAGTGGGTTTATCAATCAGTTTGTCTGTAGGTTTTGATAATTATAAATCTTTATTAGAGGGTGCAGAAGAAATGGATATCCATTATAAAAACACACCATTCGATAAAAATATTCCCGTAATTCTAGCTTTAATAAGTATTTGGTATAACAACTTTTATTTAGCAGAAACGGAGGCAGTATTGCCGTATTCGCAATATTTAAAGAAACTTCCAGATTATTTACAACAGGCAATTATGGAAAGTAATGGTAAAAGTGTTGATAGAAATGGAGAGGCAATAGACTACCAAACGGGTACAATTGTTTGGGGAAGTACAGGGACCAATATGCAACATGCATTTATGCAATTGGTACATCAAGGCACAAAATTAATTCCTTGTGATTTTATTGGTTATAAAGAATCTTTATATGGTTTAAAAGATCATCACAAAAAGTTAATGGCAAATTATTACGGTCAAATGGAAGCTTTGGCCTTTGGTAAAACAAAAGAAGAGGTTCATTTAGAATTAAAATTTTCTGGTGATGAAGATAAAATAGCTACATTATTACCTTTTAAAGTGTTTGAAGGCAATAGACCTAGCAATGCCATTCTATTTGATAAGTTGACGCCTAGGTCTTTAGGAAAGTTAGTCGCCTTATATGAGCATAAAATTTTTACACAAGGTATTCTATGGAATATTTATAGCTACGATCAATTTGGGGTTGAATTAGGTAAGGAACTTGCTAAAAAATTATTGAATGCTTAA
- a CDS encoding peptidoglycan DD-metalloendopeptidase family protein translates to MRKIVIVFAFILSLSSCKKQETKPKLPPVIAKKVPEIRFGYKIDDYRVIQDTIKNGESFGVILDRHHVMYPKINQIASVVKDTFDVRRVRAGKPYTILASKDSTEIAQIFIYKHDKINATILDFKDSTITAIRYKKPIKIIEKEIEGVITSSLSATMDSLGLNTNLTWTIADIYAWTLDFYKLQKGDSFKFVYEEKFIDDSTFAGYGKVKSAVFRHKGKDLYAFRFLADSILNIHEYYDENAKMLRSQFLKAPIKFQYRISSRYNLKRRIAYYGNRVKPHRGTDFAARIGTPIIATANGTVSESARRGGNGNYVKIKHNGTYATQYLHMSKRKVKKGDYVKQGDVIGWVGMTGNTGGPHVCYRFWKYGKQVDPLKEKLPAAKPMNKDVKPMFFDFIQPLKYQLDYNRVPAEKPEKVTEIIAQN, encoded by the coding sequence TTGAGAAAAATAGTAATAGTATTCGCTTTTATTCTGTCTCTTTCTTCCTGTAAAAAGCAAGAAACTAAACCAAAATTACCTCCTGTTATTGCAAAAAAAGTACCAGAGATTAGGTTTGGTTACAAAATTGATGATTATAGAGTAATCCAAGACACCATAAAAAATGGAGAAAGTTTTGGTGTAATTTTAGACAGGCATCATGTAATGTATCCTAAAATAAATCAAATCGCTTCGGTTGTTAAAGATACTTTTGATGTGAGAAGAGTGCGAGCTGGAAAACCATATACTATATTAGCAAGCAAAGATTCTACCGAAATAGCTCAAATTTTTATTTACAAGCATGATAAAATAAATGCTACCATACTCGATTTTAAAGATTCTACAATTACCGCAATTCGCTATAAAAAACCAATTAAAATTATAGAAAAAGAAATAGAAGGTGTTATTACCTCTAGCCTCTCTGCCACCATGGATAGCTTAGGTTTGAATACAAATTTAACTTGGACAATTGCAGATATTTATGCTTGGACGTTAGATTTTTATAAACTTCAAAAAGGGGATTCTTTTAAATTTGTTTATGAAGAAAAATTTATTGATGATTCTACTTTTGCAGGATATGGCAAGGTAAAATCTGCCGTTTTTAGGCATAAAGGTAAAGATTTATATGCTTTTCGTTTTTTAGCGGATTCTATTTTAAACATTCATGAATATTATGATGAGAATGCAAAAATGTTGCGAAGTCAATTTTTAAAAGCACCTATTAAATTTCAATATCGAATCTCATCAAGATATAACTTAAAAAGAAGAATTGCCTATTACGGAAACCGGGTAAAACCGCATAGAGGTACCGATTTTGCTGCTAGAATTGGTACGCCTATTATTGCTACTGCAAACGGTACTGTTTCAGAATCAGCTAGAAGAGGCGGAAACGGCAACTATGTAAAAATTAAACATAATGGTACTTATGCTACACAATACCTGCATATGAGCAAGCGTAAAGTAAAAAAAGGAGATTATGTAAAACAAGGTGATGTTATAGGTTGGGTTGGTATGACCGGAAATACAGGAGGTCCTCATGTTTGCTATCGTTTCTGGAAGTATGGCAAGCAAGTAGATCCTTTAAAAGAAAAATTACCAGCAGCAAAACCAATGAATAAAGATGTAAAACCTATGTTTTTTGATTTTATACAACCTTTAAAATATCAATTAGATTATAACCGAGTTCCTGCAGAAAAACCAGAAAAAGTAACAGAAATTATAGCACAAAATTAA
- a CDS encoding DUF3108 domain-containing protein, translating to MKTQILFIFTLFFLTTTFSQKKEIAFKSGESLRYKMSYSGFLRAGTAVLEIKEEDFNGKKVFHTKGSGWTSGMIKWFFAVDDVYESYFDKDSVKPYLFKRKINEGGYKKHRITSFNHTAKIAYVQDFIHQKDTTISILDIQDMMSSFYYLRNQNVKNLEKGDEIAIDIFMDSQVYPFKLRFLGREVLRTKFGKVNSLIFRPLVQSGRVFKAEESVTIWITDDANKIPIKMMASLSVGSLRAELESYEGLANPFKKI from the coding sequence ATGAAAACACAAATCCTATTCATTTTTACCTTATTTTTTTTAACAACGACTTTTAGTCAAAAAAAAGAAATTGCTTTTAAAAGTGGTGAATCATTGCGATATAAAATGAGCTATAGTGGTTTTTTAAGAGCTGGTACTGCTGTTTTAGAGATAAAAGAAGAGGATTTTAATGGTAAAAAAGTTTTTCATACAAAAGGTTCAGGTTGGACATCTGGGATGATTAAGTGGTTTTTTGCAGTAGATGATGTTTATGAATCTTACTTTGATAAAGACAGTGTTAAGCCATACTTGTTTAAAAGAAAAATTAATGAAGGCGGATATAAAAAGCATAGAATAACTTCTTTTAATCATACAGCTAAAATTGCATATGTTCAAGATTTTATCCATCAAAAAGATACCACAATTTCAATTTTAGATATTCAAGACATGATGTCTTCTTTTTATTATTTAAGAAATCAAAACGTAAAGAATTTAGAGAAAGGAGATGAAATTGCGATTGATATATTTATGGATTCTCAAGTATATCCTTTTAAACTAAGGTTTTTAGGAAGAGAAGTTTTAAGAACAAAATTCGGAAAAGTAAATTCTTTAATTTTTAGACCCTTAGTCCAGTCTGGACGAGTTTTTAAGGCAGAAGAAAGTGTTACCATTTGGATTACCGATGATGCGAATAAAATTCCTATTAAAATGATGGCTTCTCTATCTGTAGGTTCTTTAAGAGCAGAATTAGAATCTTACGAAGGTTTAGCAAATCCTTTTAAGAAAATTTAA